The Mercurialis annua linkage group LG2, ddMerAnnu1.2, whole genome shotgun sequence genome contains a region encoding:
- the LOC126667529 gene encoding uncharacterized protein LOC126667529 encodes MEGQESKYPNLYPKESLVKRYKLIWRVLLISNLGLGAYMFASARMKNLIIRDRRSTKKDAKDIPVLREDPLETATTPSIPETPYPTPAVVKPKDPIPEDQQRELFKWILEEKRKMKPRNPEEKKRIDEEKAILKQFIRAKSIPSG; translated from the exons atggaaGGGCAAGAATCAAAATACCCAAATCTGTATCCGAAAGAATCGTTGGTTAAGCGTTACAAGCTCATTTGGCGTGTTCTTTTGATCTCTAATCTGGGTCTTGGAG CTTATATGTTTGCCAGCGCCCGAATGAAAAATTTGATCATACGAGATAGAAGATCTACAAAGAAAGATGCGAAAGACATCCCAGTCTTAAGGGAAGATCCCTTGGAGACGGCAACAACTCCTTCAATTCCTGAGACTCCATACCCCACTCCAGCTGTTGTGAAACCAAAGGATCCCATACCTGAAGATCAGCAACGTGAGCTTTTCAAATGGATTCTGGAAGAGAAACGAAAAATGAAGCCAAGGAATCCCGAGGAGAAGAAACGAATTGATGAAGAGAAAGCGATTCTCAAACAATTCATACGGGCAAAGTCCATTCCAA GTGGTTGA
- the LOC126667528 gene encoding enhanced ethylene response protein 5 — protein sequence MAYISMGEAHRRITDYLNRFSDAIFTQDGASLTQLLSLSSNSPPLLSLADSLSIFQDANRLIKQSEKYSQFGEITAPLFRAFQSYRIGNLVDAYPAFEKAANAFLQEFRNWESAWALDALYVIAYEIRVLAEMADRELALNGKSPEKLKAAGSFLMKMFGVLAGKGPKRVGALHVTCQLFKVYFKLGTVHLCRSVIRSIETARIFDFEEFPKRDKVTYMYYTGRLEVFNENFPAADHKLSYALMHCDPQNEANMRMILKYLIPVKLSLGILPSDWLMQKYNLIEYRNVVEALKRGDLRLLRHALQEHEDRFLRSGVYLVLEKLELQVYQRLLKKIHFIQKIKDPSKAHQMKLEVIIKAFKWLEMDMDLDEVECIVAILIYKNLMKGYFAHKSKVVVLSKQDPFPKLNGKPVNS from the exons ATGGCGTATATAAGCATGGGAGAAGCACACAGAAGAATAACAGACTACCTCAACAGATTCTCCGACGCCATTTTCACCCAAGACGGAGCTTCCTTAACACAACTCCTCTCACTCTCCTCCAATTCACCTCCGCTGCTCTCTCTCGCCGATTCTCTCAGCATTTTCCAG GACGCTAATAGATTGATTAAGCAGTCAGAGAAGTACTCACAGTTTGGGGAAATAACCGCTCCGTTGTTTCGGGCTTTTCAAAGCTATCGAATTGGGAATTTGGTTGATGCTTATCCTGCTTTTGAAAAAGCTGCAAA tgCTTTTCTTCAAGAGTTTAGAAATTGGGAATCTGCTTGGGCTTTGGATGCTTTGTATGTCATTGCCTATGAGATTAGGGTTCTTGCTGAAatg GCTGATCGAGAGTTGGCTTTAAATGGAAAATCACCAGAAAAGCTGAAGGCTGCCGGTTCATTCCTCATGAAAATGTTTGGAGTTCTTGCT GGGAAGGGCCCAAAACGTGTGGGAGCGCTACACGTGACTTGCCAATTGTTTAAAGTCTACTTCAAG CTTGGTACAGTTCATCTCTGTCGAAGTGTGATCAGGAGCATTGAAACTGCTCGAATATTTGATTTTGAGGAGTTCCCTAAAAGAGATAAG GTTACCTACATGTACTATACTGGTCGTTTAGAAGTTTTCAATGAAAATTTTCCTGCG GCTGATCATAAATTGTCATATGCCTTAATGCACTGTGATCCCCAAAATGAAGCAAATATGAG GATGATATTGAAGTATTTGATTCCAGTAAAGCTTTCTTTAGGTATCTTGCCCAGTGACTGGCTTATGCAAAAGTACAACCTGATTGAG TATAGAAATGTTGTTGAAGCTCTGAAAAGGGGCGATCTCCGACTTCTTCGGCATGCACTTCAGGAGCATGAAGATCG GTTTTTAAGATCAGGCGTTTATCTTGTTTTAGAGAAGCTAGAGCTACAAGTTTATCAAAGACTGCTTAAGAAAAT TCATTTCATTCAAAAGATTAAAGACCCAAGTAAAGCTCATCAGATGAAGCTGGAAGTAATTATCAAAGCTTTCAAGTGGCTTGAGATGGACATGGATTTGGATGag GTGGAATGTATTGTGGCCATATTAATATACAAAAACCTTATGAAAGGATATTTTGCACACAAAAGCAAAGTGGTAGTTTTGAGCAAGCAGGATCCTTTTCCTAAGTTAAATGGAAAGCCTGTTAATTCATAA
- the LOC126670782 gene encoding GATA transcription factor 21, producing MTSANYHSTFTIDLNEDQPHQLIFYSKAPTEDASSSSSMSYPNFLNPNSHLQEPPAHCYHQPLPHHEQVLHHGSWDDHQPAVDQNTHGENLTAVCKKDDDDQREKICVKWMSSKMRLMRKMMRSDDQTAGNNNNNRAEISMHKSEDAKGRLYLSALQEDNNNTSNSIRVCTDCNTTKTPLWRSGPGGPKSLCNACGIRQRKARRALAAAQANANGTILSAGTVSMKNSNDKVKKNKNKEKKTNNNNNNNSHLPFKKRCKFTSQSRANRKNKLCFEDLSSTILSKNSAFQQLFPQDEKEAAILLMALSYGLVHG from the exons ATGACTTCTGCTAATTATCATTCCACTTTTACTATAGATCTTAATGAAGATCAGCCCCATCAACTCATATTTTACTCCAAAGCTCCTACTGAAGAtgcttcttcatcttcttccatGTCTTACCCTAATTTTCTTAACCCTAATTCTCATCTTCAAGAACCTCCTGCACACTGTTACCATCAGCCTTTACCCCATCACGAACag GTTTTGCATCATGGATCATGGGATGATCATCAACCAGCAGTGGACCAGAACACACATGGTGAAAACTTGACTGCAGTTTGCAAGAAAGACGACGATGATCAAAGAGAAAAAATTTGTGTTAAGTGGATGTCTTCAAAGATGAGGTTGATGAGGAAGATGATGCGATCGGACGATCAAACGGCTGgcaataacaataataatagagCAGAGATTTCTATGCACAAGTCTGAAGATGCAAAGGGACGTTTGTATTTGTCAGCTTTACAAGAAGATAACAACAACACTAGCAACTCAATTAGGGTTTGTACTGATTGTAACACTACCAAAACCCCTCTTTGGAGGAGTGGACCAGGAGGCCCTAAG TCGCTTTGCAACGCTTGCGGAATTCGACAAAGAAAGGCAAGGCGAGCCTTGGCTGCAGCTCAAGCAAATGCAAATGGCACAATTTTGAGTGCTGGCACAGTTTCAATGAAGAATAGTAATGATAAGgtgaagaaaaacaaaaataaagaaaaaaagacgaacaacaacaacaacaacaacagtCATCTTCCATTCAAGAAACGGTGCAAATTTACATCTCAATCTCGAGCAAACCGAAAAAATAAGCTTTGTTTCGAGGACTTATCGTCAACAATCTTGAGTAAGAATTCGGCTTTTCAACAACTTTTCCCTCAAGATGAGAAAGAAGCTGCCATTCTATTGATGGCTTTATCTTATGGCTTAGTTCATGGCTGA
- the LOC126667527 gene encoding uncharacterized protein LOC126667527 isoform X3: MAVIETRLVMEKGNWNDIFHLEGGGRVRMNLQFVLTEEDRHRIRVLRESALRKKHGELLKSEGVNVATSFQPNHEISDSQKSLVESEKIQAGLRSSTPSSTVFKNEISEPQDKDTTHSIEEQKKPNITDKLEDTSSSTPMSRRFDVHLDRGRHSGSIQNSPMQIPAQRKEDGTDELKKQSPIERTPSKIKNMISVFESSLTQDTQHKKRAPSMKPHSRKTIEAVSTSSIAHLEDVKVVNVERIQVPDRVEKAIYTSESQQAPSKIRKLETVSSSSSAHLDDVNVENVDRAQVPERIEKAIHTSESQKAPSKIRKLVTEIGIQNKGTTTDFNTKGKVMHNDKVEEEKTSSVSGRMLNEKGKSPPSNVTGKRKLSSDKLLKQKSWKEIHPIELQHINNRDQEPSAEKPYSSESNGAWIFPDEGTRLCITAGGKQIMDLMGGFISETKNQIEKFSSPASETAEQVKEEAETSQRYQDTKTEDSADAETQRGPVEKVMRVVIMVGFAALVLFTGQRKPR, encoded by the exons ATGGCAGTTATTGAGACTAGGTTAGTGATGGAGAAAGGAAATTGGAATGACATATTTCACTTAGAAGGAGGCGGGCGTGTGCGCATGAACTTGCAGTTTGTCCTCACCGAAGAAGATCGCCATCGTATCCGGGTCTTG AGAGAATCAGCATTGAGAAAGAAACACGGTGAACTTCTGAAAAGTGAAGGTGTTAATGTTGCAACATCTTTTCAGCCCAACCATGAGATATCag ATTCACAAAAGAGCCTTGTTGAAAGTGAAAAAATTCAAGCTGGTCTGAGATCATCTACTCCCTCCAGTACTGTTTTCAAGAATGAAATTTCTGAACCTCAAGACAAAGACACAACTCATTCTATTGAGGAGCAGAAAAAGCCA AATATTACAGATAAATTGGAAGACACCTCCTCTAGTACTCCCATGTCGCGTAGATTCGATGTCCATCTAGATAGAGGACGCCATTCCGGGTCGATTCAGAATAGTCCGATGCAAATCCCTGCACAACGCAAAGAAGATGGAACCGATGAGCTAAAGAAACAGAGTCCAATTGAGAGAACTCCTAGCaagataaaaaatatgataagcGTCTTTGAGAGTAGTCTAACTCAG GATACACAACATAAAAAGAGAGCACCATCCATGAAACCTCATTCACGCAAAACTATAGAAGCTGTTTCTACTAGTTCAATCGCACATCTAGAGGATGTCAAGGTAGTGAATGTTGAACGAATACAGGTTCCAGACAGAGTCGAGAAAGCTATTTATACAAGTGAGTCGCAACAAGCCCCATCAAAGATCAGAAAACTAGAAACGGTTTCTTCTAGTTCAAGCGCACACCTAGATGATGTCAACGTAGAGAACGTTGACCGAGCACAGGTTCCCGAGAGAATTGAGAAAGCTATTCATACAAGTGAGTCGCAAAAAGCCCCGTCAAAGATCAGAAAACTAGTAACGGAAATTGGTATTCAAAATAAAGGAACAACAACAGATTTCAACACTAAAGGGAAGGTAATGCATAATGATAAGGTAGAGGAAGAGAAAACATCTTCCGTCTCCGGAAGAATGCTCAATGAGAAAGGTAAAAGCCCACCAAGTAATGTGACCGGCAAGAGAAAACTTTCTAGTGACAAATTGCTTAAACAAAAGAGTTGGAAGGAAATTCATCCAATAGAATTACAACACATAAATAATCGAGATCAAGAACCTTCAGCAGAGAAGCCTTATTCATCAGAATCCAATGGTGCCTGGATATTCCCTGATGAAGGAACAAGGTTGTGTATCACAGCTGGTGGAAAACAAATAATGGATCTAATGGGCGGTTTCATCTCAGAAACAAAGAACCAAATTGAAAAGTTCAGTTCTCCAGCTTCAGAAACTGCAGAACAG GTAAAAGAAGAGGCCGAGACTTCTCAAAGATACCAAGATACAAAAACTGAGGACTCAGCAGATGCTGAAACTCAAAGAGGACCAGTAGAAAAG GTGATGAGAGTTGTCATCATGGTTGGTTTTGCAGCACTAGTTCTCTTCACCGGACAAAGAAAACCAAGGTAA
- the LOC126667527 gene encoding uncharacterized protein LOC126667527 isoform X1 — translation MPGTIQVSVLEIMAFQSSSSSLSQMSIKVSMGKKEYQTKDKGDFSFPLNNVRDKLIVTLEDAEGKEVSHTVIETRLVMEKGNWNDIFHLEGGGRVRMNLQFVLTEEDRHRIRVLRESALRKKHGELLKSEGVNVATSFQPNHEISDSQKSLVESEKIQAGLRSSTPSSTVFKNEISEPQDKDTTHSIEEQKKPNITDKLEDTSSSTPMSRRFDVHLDRGRHSGSIQNSPMQIPAQRKEDGTDELKKQSPIERTPSKIKNMISVFESSLTQDTQHKKRAPSMKPHSRKTIEAVSTSSIAHLEDVKVVNVERIQVPDRVEKAIYTSESQQAPSKIRKLETVSSSSSAHLDDVNVENVDRAQVPERIEKAIHTSESQKAPSKIRKLVTEIGIQNKGTTTDFNTKGKVMHNDKVEEEKTSSVSGRMLNEKGKSPPSNVTGKRKLSSDKLLKQKSWKEIHPIELQHINNRDQEPSAEKPYSSESNGAWIFPDEGTRLCITAGGKQIMDLMGGFISETKNQIEKFSSPASETAEQVKEEAETSQRYQDTKTEDSADAETQRGPVEKVMRVVIMVGFAALVLFTGQRKPR, via the exons ATGCCAGGAACCATCCAAGTTTCAG tgCTGGAAATCATGGCATTTCAATCTTCTTCATCATCTCTTTCACAAATGTCCATAAAGG TTTCCATGGGAAAGAAGGAGTACCAAACTAAAGACAAAGGAGACTTCTCTTT TCCATTAAATAATGTTCGTGACAAACTGATTGTTACACTTGAGGATGCTGAAGGAAAAGAAGTATCGCACACGG TTATTGAGACTAGGTTAGTGATGGAGAAAGGAAATTGGAATGACATATTTCACTTAGAAGGAGGCGGGCGTGTGCGCATGAACTTGCAGTTTGTCCTCACCGAAGAAGATCGCCATCGTATCCGGGTCTTG AGAGAATCAGCATTGAGAAAGAAACACGGTGAACTTCTGAAAAGTGAAGGTGTTAATGTTGCAACATCTTTTCAGCCCAACCATGAGATATCag ATTCACAAAAGAGCCTTGTTGAAAGTGAAAAAATTCAAGCTGGTCTGAGATCATCTACTCCCTCCAGTACTGTTTTCAAGAATGAAATTTCTGAACCTCAAGACAAAGACACAACTCATTCTATTGAGGAGCAGAAAAAGCCA AATATTACAGATAAATTGGAAGACACCTCCTCTAGTACTCCCATGTCGCGTAGATTCGATGTCCATCTAGATAGAGGACGCCATTCCGGGTCGATTCAGAATAGTCCGATGCAAATCCCTGCACAACGCAAAGAAGATGGAACCGATGAGCTAAAGAAACAGAGTCCAATTGAGAGAACTCCTAGCaagataaaaaatatgataagcGTCTTTGAGAGTAGTCTAACTCAG GATACACAACATAAAAAGAGAGCACCATCCATGAAACCTCATTCACGCAAAACTATAGAAGCTGTTTCTACTAGTTCAATCGCACATCTAGAGGATGTCAAGGTAGTGAATGTTGAACGAATACAGGTTCCAGACAGAGTCGAGAAAGCTATTTATACAAGTGAGTCGCAACAAGCCCCATCAAAGATCAGAAAACTAGAAACGGTTTCTTCTAGTTCAAGCGCACACCTAGATGATGTCAACGTAGAGAACGTTGACCGAGCACAGGTTCCCGAGAGAATTGAGAAAGCTATTCATACAAGTGAGTCGCAAAAAGCCCCGTCAAAGATCAGAAAACTAGTAACGGAAATTGGTATTCAAAATAAAGGAACAACAACAGATTTCAACACTAAAGGGAAGGTAATGCATAATGATAAGGTAGAGGAAGAGAAAACATCTTCCGTCTCCGGAAGAATGCTCAATGAGAAAGGTAAAAGCCCACCAAGTAATGTGACCGGCAAGAGAAAACTTTCTAGTGACAAATTGCTTAAACAAAAGAGTTGGAAGGAAATTCATCCAATAGAATTACAACACATAAATAATCGAGATCAAGAACCTTCAGCAGAGAAGCCTTATTCATCAGAATCCAATGGTGCCTGGATATTCCCTGATGAAGGAACAAGGTTGTGTATCACAGCTGGTGGAAAACAAATAATGGATCTAATGGGCGGTTTCATCTCAGAAACAAAGAACCAAATTGAAAAGTTCAGTTCTCCAGCTTCAGAAACTGCAGAACAG GTAAAAGAAGAGGCCGAGACTTCTCAAAGATACCAAGATACAAAAACTGAGGACTCAGCAGATGCTGAAACTCAAAGAGGACCAGTAGAAAAG GTGATGAGAGTTGTCATCATGGTTGGTTTTGCAGCACTAGTTCTCTTCACCGGACAAAGAAAACCAAGGTAA
- the LOC126667527 gene encoding uncharacterized protein LOC126667527 isoform X2, with translation MPGTIQVSVLEIMAFQSSSSSLSQMSIKVSMGKKEYQTKDKGDFSFPLNNVRDKLIVTLEDAEGKEVSHTVIETRLVMEKGNWNDIFHLEGGGRVRMNLQFVLTEEDRHRIRVLRESALRKKHGELLKSEGVNVATSFQPNHEISDSQKSLVESEKIQAGLRSSTPSSTVFKNEISEPQDKDTTHSIEEQKKPNITDKLEDTSSSTPMSRRFDVHLDRGRHSGSIQNSPMQIPAQRKEDGTDELKKQSPIERTPSKIKNMISVFESSLTQVPDRVEKAIYTSESQQAPSKIRKLETVSSSSSAHLDDVNVENVDRAQVPERIEKAIHTSESQKAPSKIRKLVTEIGIQNKGTTTDFNTKGKVMHNDKVEEEKTSSVSGRMLNEKGKSPPSNVTGKRKLSSDKLLKQKSWKEIHPIELQHINNRDQEPSAEKPYSSESNGAWIFPDEGTRLCITAGGKQIMDLMGGFISETKNQIEKFSSPASETAEQVKEEAETSQRYQDTKTEDSADAETQRGPVEKVMRVVIMVGFAALVLFTGQRKPR, from the exons ATGCCAGGAACCATCCAAGTTTCAG tgCTGGAAATCATGGCATTTCAATCTTCTTCATCATCTCTTTCACAAATGTCCATAAAGG TTTCCATGGGAAAGAAGGAGTACCAAACTAAAGACAAAGGAGACTTCTCTTT TCCATTAAATAATGTTCGTGACAAACTGATTGTTACACTTGAGGATGCTGAAGGAAAAGAAGTATCGCACACGG TTATTGAGACTAGGTTAGTGATGGAGAAAGGAAATTGGAATGACATATTTCACTTAGAAGGAGGCGGGCGTGTGCGCATGAACTTGCAGTTTGTCCTCACCGAAGAAGATCGCCATCGTATCCGGGTCTTG AGAGAATCAGCATTGAGAAAGAAACACGGTGAACTTCTGAAAAGTGAAGGTGTTAATGTTGCAACATCTTTTCAGCCCAACCATGAGATATCag ATTCACAAAAGAGCCTTGTTGAAAGTGAAAAAATTCAAGCTGGTCTGAGATCATCTACTCCCTCCAGTACTGTTTTCAAGAATGAAATTTCTGAACCTCAAGACAAAGACACAACTCATTCTATTGAGGAGCAGAAAAAGCCA AATATTACAGATAAATTGGAAGACACCTCCTCTAGTACTCCCATGTCGCGTAGATTCGATGTCCATCTAGATAGAGGACGCCATTCCGGGTCGATTCAGAATAGTCCGATGCAAATCCCTGCACAACGCAAAGAAGATGGAACCGATGAGCTAAAGAAACAGAGTCCAATTGAGAGAACTCCTAGCaagataaaaaatatgataagcGTCTTTGAGAGTAGTCTAACTCAG GTTCCAGACAGAGTCGAGAAAGCTATTTATACAAGTGAGTCGCAACAAGCCCCATCAAAGATCAGAAAACTAGAAACGGTTTCTTCTAGTTCAAGCGCACACCTAGATGATGTCAACGTAGAGAACGTTGACCGAGCACAGGTTCCCGAGAGAATTGAGAAAGCTATTCATACAAGTGAGTCGCAAAAAGCCCCGTCAAAGATCAGAAAACTAGTAACGGAAATTGGTATTCAAAATAAAGGAACAACAACAGATTTCAACACTAAAGGGAAGGTAATGCATAATGATAAGGTAGAGGAAGAGAAAACATCTTCCGTCTCCGGAAGAATGCTCAATGAGAAAGGTAAAAGCCCACCAAGTAATGTGACCGGCAAGAGAAAACTTTCTAGTGACAAATTGCTTAAACAAAAGAGTTGGAAGGAAATTCATCCAATAGAATTACAACACATAAATAATCGAGATCAAGAACCTTCAGCAGAGAAGCCTTATTCATCAGAATCCAATGGTGCCTGGATATTCCCTGATGAAGGAACAAGGTTGTGTATCACAGCTGGTGGAAAACAAATAATGGATCTAATGGGCGGTTTCATCTCAGAAACAAAGAACCAAATTGAAAAGTTCAGTTCTCCAGCTTCAGAAACTGCAGAACAG GTAAAAGAAGAGGCCGAGACTTCTCAAAGATACCAAGATACAAAAACTGAGGACTCAGCAGATGCTGAAACTCAAAGAGGACCAGTAGAAAAG GTGATGAGAGTTGTCATCATGGTTGGTTTTGCAGCACTAGTTCTCTTCACCGGACAAAGAAAACCAAGGTAA